From the genome of Eucalyptus grandis isolate ANBG69807.140 chromosome 2, ASM1654582v1, whole genome shotgun sequence, one region includes:
- the LOC104432614 gene encoding stress-response A/B barrel domain-containing protein HS1 — protein MEEAKGLAKRVLLVKFKDGTPPARLEEILKNYANLVNLVEPLKSWRMGKNVSFMNLDQGFTHVFELTFESAKGLAEYADHPAHTEFSSQCRPYLDKFVVINYEPTVFCT, from the exons ATGGAGGAAGCGAAGGGATTGGCGAAGCGCGTGCTCCTTGTCAAGTTCAAAGACGGTACCCCACCTGCCCGACTCGAGGAAATCCTCAAGAATTACGCCAATCTCGTCAACCTCGTCGAACCCTTGAAATCTTGGCGCAT GGGAAAGAACGTGAGCTTCATGAATTTGGACCAGGGCTTCACGCACGTCTTCGAATTAACGTTCGAGAGCGCTAAGGGATTAGCAGAGTACGCGGATCATCCTGCTCACACCGAATTCTCGAGCCAGTGCCGTCCTTATCTTGATAAATTCGTGGTCATCAACTACGAGCCGACCGTCTTCTGTACCTGA
- the LOC120290708 gene encoding stress-response A/B barrel domain-containing protein HS1-like gives MEENKGLVKHVLLVRFKDDTTPDKIEELIKGVANLVNLVPPTKSFHWGRDVSIENVHQGFTHVFETTFESTDGIVEYLPHPAHVEFSKRFLPRLEKVLGVDFKPTTVRT, from the exons atggaggaaaacaAAGGACTGGTGAAGCATGTGTTGCTTGTGAGGTTCAAAGATGATACCACGCCTGACAAAATTGAAGAACTCATCAAGGGCGTCGCCAATCTCGTCAATCTCGTCCCTCCCACGAAATCTTTCCactg GGGAAGGGATGTGAGCATTGAGAACGTCCATCAAGGCTTCACTCATGTGTTCGAGACAACGTTCGAGAGCACAGACGGAATAGTAGAGTACTTACCTCATCCAGCCCATGTCGAGTTCTCAAAGCGGTTCCTCCCCCGGTTGGAGAAAGTCCTTGGGGTCGACTTCAAGCCGACCACTGTTCGCACTTAA
- the LOC120290709 gene encoding protein DOUBLE-STRAND BREAK FORMATION-like: MAGALSSPEASLFLSLIELGRFDDATLGVLRTSLVSKDACSAVRVRSSLERFLRSEALRRLRNIVEEDVVHVLSVLEFLVRAFAVVGDFESCMALRYETLVFREKNLEFINGYKSVIPNGELR; this comes from the exons ATGGCGGGCGCGCTCTCGTCGCCGGAagcctccctcttcctctccctcatCGAGCTCGGAAG GTTCGACGACGCGACCCTCGGCGTTCTCCGGACCTCGCTGGTTTCCAAGGACGCGTGCTCGGCGGTCCGAGTGCGATCGAGCCTTGAGCGGTTCCTGAGATCCGAGGCTCTTCGCAGGCTTCGCAACATCGTGGAAGAGGACGTCGTCCACGTGCTTTCGGTCCTCGAGTTCCTGGTTCGAGCTTTTGCAGTGGTTGGCGATTTCGAG AGTTGCATGGCGCTGAGGTACGAAACGCTCGTTTTTCGGGAGAAAAATCTGGAGTTCATCAATGGCTACAAGTCGGTCATACCGAATGGGGAACTTCGCTAA
- the LOC104432615 gene encoding uncharacterized protein LOC104432615, producing the protein MEAEVREINSMADELERVSRDALELGAERKELAVQLRCLDEDVLRAAAESEQVPLVKSEIEAMREEIQRGRAALEREKQTQVSNLEQAKVMEKHMLSLKHEIEKLHVELANAERRSRGAAAAANLNPGYAQNYSSPEIGFGGSTYPNTYEMHQGHVNPGGGDQYGPGIMLQEGHAHR; encoded by the exons ATGGAGGCCGAGGTGCGCGAGATCAACTCCATGGCCGACGAGCTGGAACGGGTGAGCCGCGACGCGCTGGAGCTCGGCGCCGAGCGGAAGGAGCTCGCCGTGCAGCTGCGGTGCCTCGACGAGGATGTCCTCCGGGCCGCGGCTGAGTCGGAGCAGGTACCCCTGGTCAAGTCCGAGATCGAGGCCATGCGTGAAGAGATTCAGAGAGGAAG AGCTGCTCTTGAACGTGAGAAGCAGACACAAGTTAGCAATCTGGAGCAAGCCAAGGTGATGGAGAAACATATGTTATCTTTGAAGCACGAAATTGAAAAGCTGCATGTTGAACTTGCTAATGCAGAGAGAAGATCAAGAggggcagcagcagcagcaaatcTAA ATCCTGGATATGCTCAGAACTATAGTTCGCCCGAGATAGGATTTGGAGGAAGTACTTACCCCAACACTTACGAAATGCATCAG GGTCATGTCAACCCTGGAGGAGGTGACCAATATGGGCCTGGAATCATGCTGCAAGAAGGACATGCACATAGATGA
- the LOC104435293 gene encoding stress-response A/B barrel domain-containing protein HS1: MEEAKGLVRRVHLVKFKDGTPPARIEEILKNYANLVNLIEPLKSWHMGKNVSIMNLDQGFTHVFEVTFESAEGLAEYADHPIHTEFSKQTRPHLDKVIVITYELTVFCT; encoded by the exons ATGGAGGAAGCGAAGGGATTGGTGAGGCGCGTCCACCTTGTCAAGTTCAAAGACGGTACCCCACCTGCCCGAATCGAGGAAATCCTCAAGAATTACGCCAATCTCGTCAACCTCATCGAACCCTTGAAATCTTGGCACAT GGGAAAGAACGTGAGCATCATGAATTTGGATCAGGGCTTCACACACGTCTTTGAAGTAACGTTTGAGAGCGCTGAGGGATTAGCAGAGTACGCGGATCATCCTATTCACACCGAATTCTCGAAACAAACCCGTCCCCATCTGGATAAAGTCATCGTGATCACCTACGAGCTGACCGTCTTCTGTACTTGA